In Vulgatibacter sp., a single genomic region encodes these proteins:
- a CDS encoding FHA domain-containing protein — translation MRRLVLVAGDDSRFVIRAATTLGRAATADLVANGAEVAAEHARFLRAGGCWQVIALRGTVHRNGERVRVAALQPGDRLAFGSIRFEVARDARPGWPMLSAAAVALLLLLALLAAELAGAAQPPPAQPPLQLEADGRTLRWQGPAERVELFLALYDPARSVVELHLRAPDRRGPITIEVNDSRLGAVEASAAGPVRLRRFLVPGANRLVLRDAGGGEPLRSLELRLTTTPLPSCAGAACLEAMTEALGRAERLSREREVAAGNLFDAWRWLRRARGFAIAAADADALGQVQRRLAPVEQALDERCAARRFAAARHLALGDLRGAQLAAEELLAAFPGGEHPCHETGQELVRLLEEER, via the coding sequence GTGAGGCGCCTCGTTCTCGTCGCCGGCGACGATAGCCGCTTCGTGATCCGGGCGGCGACCACGTTGGGAAGGGCCGCCACTGCCGATCTCGTCGCCAACGGGGCGGAGGTGGCGGCGGAGCACGCGCGCTTCCTGCGCGCCGGCGGCTGCTGGCAGGTGATCGCGCTCCGGGGGACCGTTCACCGGAACGGGGAGCGTGTCCGGGTGGCGGCATTGCAGCCCGGCGATCGCCTCGCTTTCGGTTCGATCCGCTTCGAGGTTGCGCGCGATGCGAGGCCGGGGTGGCCGATGCTCTCCGCCGCCGCTGTCGCCCTGCTCCTTCTGCTCGCGCTCCTGGCGGCAGAGCTAGCCGGCGCCGCGCAGCCGCCGCCGGCGCAGCCGCCGCTCCAGCTCGAGGCGGATGGACGGACCCTGCGCTGGCAGGGCCCGGCGGAGCGGGTCGAGCTGTTCCTTGCCCTCTACGACCCGGCCCGCTCCGTGGTCGAACTCCATCTGCGTGCGCCCGATCGGCGAGGCCCGATCACGATCGAGGTGAATGACAGCAGGCTCGGGGCCGTGGAAGCTTCCGCAGCGGGGCCGGTCCGCCTCCGACGCTTCCTCGTACCCGGCGCGAATCGCCTCGTCCTCCGCGACGCCGGCGGCGGGGAGCCGCTCCGCTCGCTCGAGCTGCGGCTCACCACGACCCCGCTGCCGTCCTGCGCCGGTGCAGCCTGCCTCGAGGCGATGACCGAGGCGCTCGGCAGGGCGGAGCGTCTCTCGCGCGAGCGGGAGGTGGCTGCCGGCAACCTCTTCGATGCCTGGCGGTGGCTGCGCAGGGCGCGGGGCTTCGCCATTGCCGCTGCCGATGCGGACGCGCTGGGCCAGGTGCAACGCCGCCTCGCCCCGGTGGAGCAGGCGCTCGACGAGCGCTGTGCAGCGAGGCGCTTCGCCGCAGCGCGCCACCTGGCCCTCGGCGATCTGCGCGGGGCGCAGCTGGCGGCGGAGGAGCTGCTCGCCGCTTTCCCGGGCGGCGAGCACCCGTGCCACGAAACGGGGCAGGAGTTGGTCCGGCTGCTGGAGGAGGAGCGATGA
- a CDS encoding type II secretion system F family protein encodes MAAELIAAGIVAAAVFTALRRPSRRADGPSLARRVGVWLLGRLPLLRGRLERAVVRAGPDCRADAAGIAGRALLFCGAGTLGAVPLLVAGLPGLLVAGVPIAAGLLPLLSLRDRIRRREAAIGRTLPWALDLLTLAVEVGVDFNQALVRVVERGRPGPLRDELALVVRALRMGRSRQEALDELRWRTGHAGVGRFCTAVIQAERLGTPLSRVLRSQAADLRIERCQRAETLAGQAPVKLLLPLLGCIFPSVFLVLLGPIAFALLFGGLP; translated from the coding sequence ATGGCTGCGGAGCTGATCGCTGCAGGGATCGTCGCTGCGGCAGTCTTCACGGCGCTGCGTAGGCCCTCGCGGCGGGCCGATGGTCCGAGCCTCGCCCGCCGGGTCGGAGTCTGGCTGCTCGGGCGGCTGCCCCTTCTTCGCGGCAGGCTCGAGCGGGCGGTCGTCCGGGCCGGGCCCGATTGCCGGGCCGATGCAGCGGGGATCGCGGGCAGGGCGCTTCTCTTTTGCGGTGCCGGTACCCTGGGGGCGGTGCCGTTGCTCGTCGCCGGCCTGCCCGGTCTGCTGGTCGCCGGGGTTCCGATCGCCGCGGGCCTGCTCCCCCTCCTCTCGCTGCGGGACCGGATACGCCGGCGGGAGGCGGCGATCGGCAGGACGCTGCCCTGGGCACTCGACCTCCTCACCCTGGCCGTCGAGGTCGGCGTCGACTTCAACCAGGCGCTGGTGCGGGTGGTGGAAAGGGGACGCCCCGGGCCGCTCCGGGACGAGCTCGCCCTGGTGGTCCGGGCGCTGCGGATGGGAAGAAGCAGGCAGGAAGCGCTCGACGAGCTCCGGTGGCGAACCGGGCACGCGGGCGTGGGCCGCTTCTGCACCGCGGTGATCCAGGCCGAGCGGCTGGGCACACCGCTCTCGCGCGTGCTGCGCTCGCAAGCGGCGGATCTGCGGATCGAGCGCTGCCAGCGCGCCGAGACCCTGGCAGGGCAGGCGCCGGTGAAGCTCCTGCTCCCACTCCTCGGCTGCATCTTCCCCTCGGTCTTCCTGGTGCTGCTCGGCCCGATCGCGTTCGCCCTCCTCTTCGGAGGCCTGCCGTGA
- a CDS encoding type II secretion system F family protein — MIAVAAILAALAAAAAAEQARRAIEGAVSRYRERYGIDSASDVRDALPHLEAGDVRALGAAAALAGAALGALAGSVPGALVGLVCGAVLPHGVVAWLRARRIRRFDRQLVDALETAASGLQAGLSLLQALEGATAESGAPLRDEFGLALREIRVGAAPEHAFEQLAARVDSEELALFVAGTTMARQVGGNLAGSYRTMAEALRERFRVEGKLRALTAQGRMQGWVVGAMPVLLAFVLHHLRPDLVEPMLRHPFGWAIAAAVLLLEVTGFVWIRRVVTPVY, encoded by the coding sequence GTGATCGCCGTCGCAGCCATCCTCGCGGCCCTCGCAGCGGCGGCTGCAGCGGAGCAGGCCCGCCGCGCGATCGAGGGGGCGGTCTCGCGCTACCGGGAACGATACGGAATCGATTCCGCCAGCGACGTGCGCGACGCGCTGCCCCATCTCGAGGCCGGGGACGTGCGCGCACTCGGGGCGGCTGCTGCCCTGGCCGGTGCGGCGCTGGGGGCGCTGGCCGGCTCCGTTCCCGGAGCGCTGGTCGGCCTGGTCTGCGGCGCCGTGCTGCCACACGGCGTGGTCGCGTGGCTACGCGCCCGGCGGATCCGCCGCTTCGACCGGCAGCTCGTCGATGCCCTGGAGACGGCCGCGTCGGGGCTCCAGGCGGGCCTCTCCCTGCTGCAGGCGCTGGAGGGCGCCACTGCCGAGAGCGGTGCGCCGCTTCGCGACGAGTTCGGCCTCGCCCTCCGGGAGATCCGCGTGGGCGCCGCGCCGGAGCACGCATTCGAGCAGTTGGCGGCGCGGGTGGATTCGGAGGAGCTGGCGCTCTTCGTCGCTGGAACCACGATGGCCCGGCAGGTGGGCGGCAATCTCGCGGGGAGCTACCGCACCATGGCCGAAGCCCTGCGGGAGCGCTTCCGGGTGGAGGGAAAGCTCCGGGCCCTCACCGCACAGGGCCGGATGCAGGGTTGGGTGGTGGGCGCGATGCCCGTGCTCCTGGCCTTCGTCCTGCATCACCTGCGTCCGGATCTGGTGGAGCCGATGCTGCGGCATCCCTTCGGCTGGGCGATCGCCGCTGCCGTGCTGCTGCTCGAGGTGACGGGTTTCGTCTGGATCCGGCGGGTGGTCACGCCCGTCTACTAG
- the cpaB gene encoding Flp pilus assembly protein CpaB, whose amino-acid sequence MIERLRNWVAARGAVLLPLGLALVAGAIAWGTLRSRAAAVQAGWELEEVVVAAAGLAAGQIVEAAHLARREVPARFVTTSVVRPDQIHLVEGQRLEAPLQPGDPVLWTHFSIGEAARGLAQVVHPPGRAVTLQVGEAASVGGQVRPNDHVDVVSTFRDPASHEMATVTLLQNVLVLSTGGEGGGPTGHVTVLVLPEEAELLVLAQELGSLSLSLRHPEDLEVRSERARTTVQTLLTGERNAELQRRRHAIQVIRGNPGISRHEGFGP is encoded by the coding sequence ATGATTGAGCGGCTGCGCAATTGGGTTGCGGCACGTGGGGCGGTGCTCCTGCCGCTGGGATTGGCGCTCGTCGCCGGAGCGATCGCCTGGGGGACGCTTCGCTCGCGGGCAGCAGCGGTGCAGGCGGGCTGGGAACTGGAGGAGGTCGTCGTCGCTGCGGCGGGTCTCGCCGCGGGCCAGATCGTCGAGGCGGCGCACCTCGCCCGGCGCGAAGTGCCTGCCCGCTTCGTCACCACGTCCGTGGTCCGGCCCGACCAGATCCACCTGGTCGAGGGGCAGCGCCTCGAGGCGCCGCTGCAGCCCGGCGATCCGGTGCTCTGGACCCACTTCTCCATCGGGGAGGCGGCACGGGGCCTCGCGCAGGTGGTCCATCCGCCCGGTCGCGCGGTGACGTTGCAGGTGGGCGAGGCCGCTTCGGTCGGTGGCCAGGTCCGTCCCAACGATCACGTCGACGTCGTCTCCACGTTCCGCGATCCCGCCAGCCACGAGATGGCGACGGTGACCCTGCTGCAGAACGTGCTGGTCCTCTCCACCGGCGGCGAGGGCGGCGGTCCGACCGGCCATGTCACGGTTCTCGTGCTGCCCGAGGAGGCGGAGCTGCTCGTCCTGGCGCAGGAGCTCGGCTCGCTCAGCCTCTCGCTGCGCCACCCGGAGGATCTCGAGGTGCGCAGCGAGCGGGCGCGGACCACGGTGCAGACCCTGCTCACCGGGGAGCGGAACGCGGAGCTGCAGCGGCGCCGCCACGCGATCCAGGTGATCCGCGGCAATCCCGGCATCTCGCGGCACGAGGGATTCGGACCGTGA